In one Aquabacterium sp. OR-4 genomic region, the following are encoded:
- a CDS encoding MBL fold metallo-hydrolase has protein sequence MLRYETIPVTPFEQNCSLLWCTDTLEAAVVDPGGDLERIRAAVARHGVALKQILLTHAHIDHAGGTGTLARELGLPIVGPHPGDQFWIDGLAQQAQMFGFKPAEPFTPTRWLADGDTVQVGRVTLNVRHCPGHTPGHVVFHDPGTQRAFVGDVLFAGSIGRTDFPGGHHPTLISSITERLWPMGDDTVFIPGHGPESSFGDERRHNPYVAGT, from the coding sequence ATGCTTCGCTACGAAACCATCCCCGTCACGCCCTTCGAGCAGAACTGCTCGCTGCTGTGGTGCACCGACACGCTGGAGGCCGCGGTGGTCGACCCCGGGGGTGATCTCGAGCGCATCCGGGCGGCCGTGGCGCGCCATGGCGTCGCGCTCAAGCAGATCCTGCTCACGCATGCGCACATCGACCATGCCGGCGGCACCGGCACGCTGGCGCGCGAGCTGGGGCTGCCCATCGTGGGCCCGCACCCGGGCGACCAGTTCTGGATCGACGGCCTGGCGCAGCAGGCGCAGATGTTCGGCTTCAAGCCGGCCGAGCCCTTCACGCCCACGCGCTGGCTGGCCGATGGCGACACGGTGCAGGTGGGCCGCGTGACGCTGAACGTGCGCCACTGCCCGGGCCACACGCCGGGGCATGTGGTGTTTCACGACCCGGGCACGCAGCGCGCGTTCGTGGGCGATGTGCTGTTTGCCGGCAGCATCGGCCGCACCGATTTTCCGGGCGGCCACCACCCCACGCTGATCAGCAGCATCACCGAGCGGCTGTGGCCGATGGGCGACGACACGGTGTTCATCCCGGGCCACGGGCCCGAAAGCAGCTTCGGCGACGAGCGGCGCCACAACCCCTACGTGGCCGGCACCTGA
- the recC gene encoding exodeoxyribonuclease V subunit gamma: MSDTLTPGFLVVHGNHPEALRALMLQWLAAHPLPPLADETVLVQSNGVAQWLKLAMARPPRADGSGGLGIAAAVKMLLPSRFQWDVYRAVLGPAAVPPVSPFDKPLLLWRLMRLLPALLAEPVFAPLQRFLADDADLRKRHQLAERLADLLDQYQVYRADWLADWAAGDDRIATSRQGLQPVPDDLRWQPRLWRALLADVAAAAEPGGDVDAGTDAGTDAGAAAAATSRAAVHQQFLQRMADWAPARDGPRPAGLPRRLVVFGISSLPQQALQVLAALARFTQVLMCVHNPCEHDWSHIVADKDLLRAERQRQRRRPGSEGAIADEALHLHAQPLLAAWGKQGRDFIRLLDEFDGSDSAAAQAHARQLLALGQRIDLFEATPGHSLLAQLQDDIRDLRPLAETRARWPAVDAARDRSIQLHITHGPQREVEVLHDQLLQAMAADATLQPRDVIVMVPDIAAYAPHVQAVFGLLPSGDARHIPYSLADQGQRGHDPLLGALEKLLALPQSRLAVSDVLDLLEVPALRRRFAIADDQLPLLRRWLQGANIRWGLHAAQRAALGLPPDQPHNSWDSGLQRMLLGYASGVHGAGEAWLGIEPLDEIGGLDAALLGPLVTLLATLERHWQALAEPVSPNAWGERLNALLADCFDTDAGPAAGPPGGVPGAAAKGRPTDGLTLLRLQTTLQDWLAACASAALVEPLPLAVVREHWLAALDAGGLSQPFFAGAVTFATLMPMRAIPFRIVALLGMNDGDYPRSRVPMDFDLMGAGVGGDWRPGDRSRREDDRYLFLEALLSARERLHISWVGRSIHDQSERAPSVLVAQLRDHLAAGWQLAGAPADHPHDHPADRPAGQALVAALSVEHPLQPFDAAYFTQGGDPRLSSHAHEWRDGLCAVPQAAPPAGDAGNPGDAGNEGDPGDAGSAALPPWAFEGPLTLRLLAEFLANPARSFLRQRLGVFFEADDPVGADQEPFAVDALENWQLQDELIQAQLAALEAGDSREHAMQAQLQRMARRGALPAGHFAELVQQQLAAPMDDLFARYTEQLGLWPQTLPDALLDHLPEGLPEPLRLLDWLGQLRANAQGQRVRLLLDSGSLIANKRYRRDRLVAPWVAHLAAHLGAEPITTVVVSKAGTATLMPLDAASAKAAWAALLAAWQQGLTQPLPLALRSAFEWLDKGGADAGPDSAEAHAAARAAYEDHEPAHGLYGEREGNAYLARAFTGFDALWAGGEFAHWALALLAPLDAALQRADDKPGKGRRAAAGLGADA, from the coding sequence ATGAGCGACACCCTGACCCCCGGCTTCCTGGTGGTGCACGGCAACCACCCCGAGGCGCTGCGCGCGCTGATGCTGCAGTGGCTGGCCGCCCATCCGCTGCCGCCGCTGGCCGACGAGACGGTGCTGGTGCAGAGCAACGGCGTGGCGCAGTGGCTCAAGCTGGCCATGGCCCGGCCGCCGCGCGCCGACGGCTCGGGCGGCCTGGGCATTGCCGCGGCGGTGAAGATGCTGCTGCCCTCGCGCTTTCAGTGGGACGTCTACCGCGCGGTGCTGGGCCCGGCCGCCGTGCCGCCGGTCTCGCCCTTCGACAAGCCGCTGCTGCTGTGGCGGCTGATGCGCCTGCTGCCGGCCTTGCTGGCCGAGCCGGTGTTCGCGCCGCTGCAGCGCTTTCTGGCTGACGACGCCGACCTGCGCAAGCGCCACCAGCTGGCCGAGCGCCTGGCCGACCTGCTCGACCAGTACCAGGTCTACCGCGCCGACTGGCTGGCCGACTGGGCCGCCGGTGACGACCGCATCGCCACCAGCCGCCAGGGCCTGCAGCCGGTGCCCGACGACCTGCGCTGGCAACCGCGGCTGTGGCGCGCGCTGCTGGCCGACGTGGCGGCCGCGGCCGAGCCTGGCGGTGATGTCGATGCTGGCACCGATGCCGGTACCGATGCCGGCGCCGCCGCGGCCGCCACCAGCCGCGCCGCCGTGCACCAGCAGTTTCTGCAGCGCATGGCCGATTGGGCGCCGGCGCGCGACGGCCCGCGCCCGGCCGGCCTGCCGCGGCGCCTGGTGGTGTTCGGCATCTCCTCGCTGCCGCAGCAGGCGCTGCAGGTGCTGGCCGCGCTGGCCCGCTTCACCCAGGTGTTGATGTGCGTGCACAACCCCTGCGAGCACGACTGGTCGCACATCGTGGCCGACAAGGACTTGTTGCGCGCCGAGCGCCAGCGCCAGCGCCGCCGCCCCGGCAGCGAAGGCGCCATCGCCGACGAAGCCCTGCACCTGCATGCCCAGCCGCTGCTGGCCGCCTGGGGCAAGCAGGGGCGCGACTTCATCCGCCTGCTCGATGAGTTTGATGGCAGCGACAGCGCGGCGGCTCAGGCGCATGCCCGCCAGCTGCTGGCCCTGGGCCAGCGCATTGACCTGTTCGAGGCCACGCCCGGCCACAGCCTGCTGGCCCAGCTGCAGGACGACATCCGCGACCTGCGCCCGCTGGCCGAAACGCGCGCGCGCTGGCCGGCGGTGGACGCGGCGCGGGACCGCTCGATCCAGCTCCACATCACCCACGGCCCGCAGCGCGAGGTGGAGGTGCTGCACGACCAGCTGCTGCAGGCCATGGCCGCCGATGCCACGCTGCAGCCGCGCGACGTGATCGTGATGGTGCCCGACATCGCCGCCTATGCGCCGCATGTGCAGGCGGTGTTCGGCCTGCTGCCCAGCGGCGATGCGCGCCACATCCCGTATTCGCTGGCCGACCAGGGCCAGCGCGGGCACGACCCGCTGCTGGGCGCGCTGGAGAAGCTGCTGGCCCTGCCGCAATCGCGCCTGGCGGTCAGCGACGTGCTGGATCTGCTGGAGGTGCCGGCGCTGCGCCGGCGCTTTGCCATCGCCGACGACCAGCTGCCGCTGCTGCGCCGCTGGCTGCAGGGCGCCAACATCCGCTGGGGCCTGCATGCGGCGCAGCGTGCGGCGCTGGGCCTGCCGCCCGACCAGCCGCACAACAGCTGGGACAGCGGCCTGCAGCGCATGCTGCTGGGCTATGCCAGCGGCGTGCATGGTGCGGGCGAGGCCTGGCTGGGCATCGAGCCGCTCGACGAGATCGGCGGGCTCGACGCCGCCCTGCTGGGCCCGCTGGTCACCTTGCTGGCCACGCTCGAGCGGCACTGGCAGGCGCTGGCCGAGCCGGTGTCGCCCAACGCCTGGGGTGAGCGGCTGAACGCCCTGCTGGCCGACTGCTTCGACACCGACGCCGGCCCGGCAGCCGGGCCGCCAGGTGGCGTGCCCGGCGCCGCCGCCAAGGGCCGCCCCACCGACGGCCTGACCCTGCTGCGCCTGCAGACCACGCTGCAGGACTGGCTGGCCGCCTGCGCCAGCGCGGCGCTGGTCGAGCCGCTGCCGCTGGCCGTGGTGCGCGAGCACTGGCTGGCGGCGCTGGACGCCGGCGGCCTCAGCCAGCCCTTTTTTGCCGGCGCGGTGACCTTTGCCACGCTGATGCCGATGCGCGCGATCCCGTTTCGCATCGTCGCGCTGCTGGGCATGAACGACGGCGACTACCCGCGCAGCCGCGTGCCGATGGATTTCGACCTGATGGGCGCCGGCGTGGGCGGCGACTGGCGCCCCGGCGACCGCTCGCGCCGCGAGGACGACCGCTACCTGTTCCTCGAAGCCCTGCTGTCGGCGCGCGAGCGCCTGCACATCAGCTGGGTGGGGCGCAGCATCCATGACCAGTCGGAGCGCGCCCCCTCGGTGCTGGTGGCCCAGTTGCGCGACCACCTGGCCGCCGGCTGGCAGCTGGCCGGCGCGCCGGCCGATCACCCGCACGATCACCCGGCCGATCGCCCGGCCGGCCAGGCGCTGGTGGCGGCGCTGAGCGTCGAGCATCCCTTGCAGCCATTCGACGCGGCCTACTTCACGCAAGGCGGCGACCCCCGCCTGTCCAGCCACGCCCACGAGTGGCGCGACGGCCTGTGCGCCGTGCCGCAGGCCGCCCCGCCCGCAGGCGACGCGGGCAACCCGGGTGACGCAGGCAACGAAGGCGACCCTGGCGATGCAGGCAGCGCCGCCTTGCCGCCCTGGGCCTTCGAAGGCCCGCTCACGCTGCGCCTGCTGGCCGAGTTTCTGGCCAATCCGGCGCGCAGCTTCCTGCGCCAGCGCCTGGGCGTCTTTTTCGAGGCCGACGACCCGGTGGGCGCCGACCAGGAGCCCTTTGCCGTGGACGCGCTCGAGAACTGGCAGCTGCAGGACGAGCTGATCCAGGCCCAGCTGGCCGCGCTCGAAGCCGGTGACAGCCGCGAGCACGCCATGCAGGCCCAGCTGCAGCGCATGGCCCGCCGCGGCGCGCTGCCGGCCGGCCACTTTGCCGAGCTGGTGCAGCAGCAGCTGGCCGCGCCGATGGACGACCTGTTCGCCCGCTACACCGAGCAGCTGGGCCTGTGGCCGCAAACGCTGCCCGATGCGCTGCTCGATCACCTGCCCGAGGGCCTGCCCGAACCGCTGCGCCTGCTCGACTGGCTGGGCCAGCTGCGTGCCAACGCCCAAGGCCAGCGCGTGCGCCTGCTGCTCGACAGCGGCAGCCTGATCGCCAACAAGCGCTACCGCCGCGACCGCCTGGTGGCGCCCTGGGTGGCGCATCTGGCCGCGCACCTGGGCGCCGAGCCGATCACCACCGTGGTGGTCAGCAAGGCCGGCACCGCCACGCTGATGCCGCTGGATGCGGCCAGCGCCAAGGCCGCCTGGGCCGCGCTGCTGGCGGCCTGGCAGCAAGGCCTCACACAGCCGCTGCCGCTGGCCCTGCGCAGCGCATTCGAATGGCTGGACAAGGGCGGCGCCGACGCCGGGCCCGACAGCGCCGAGGCCCATGCAGCCGCCCGCGCCGCCTACGAAGACCACGAACCCGCGCACGGCCTGTACGGCGAGCGCGAGGGCAACGCCTACCTGGCGCGCGCCTTCACCGGCTTCGACGCGCTGTGGGCCGGCGGCGAGTTTGCGCACTGGGCGCTGGCCCTGCTGGCGCCGCTGGACGCCGCGCTGCAGCGCGCCGACGACAAGCCCGGCAAGGGCCGGCGGGCTGCCGCGGGCCTGGGGGCCGACGCATGA
- a CDS encoding AAA family ATPase, which translates to MAFQITRLQVEQLRRFRQPLLLEGFEPGLNILAGPNEAGKSTLVRAIRAAFFERHRSTAVDDLRPWGEGSSATPTITLDFMLDGQPHHLVKSFLGKKRCTLQIGSQRALDGAEAEDHLAQRFGFGFAAKGASRPEHWGIPGLLWVEQGSGQALDVSHAREHLHDALQGQADAAGGPAALGGLAASGGDELLQWLRGQRDELLTAKGVPRRGGGLPEATELADEQQAQISALDQQIASYRQQVDQLATLRAQHQADETAQPWAALRSTLAEAQARQQALAGQQQQLAADQARAAQLAQTRQLLAGEIDALARQQAQAAQRGQALAQATQQLQAADAAVAVAAAGVQASQARAQAARLAWRTAREAAQRQALAQQLQQAQADAARQADALQRADAAHQHLATLRAQAAAHPAIGEAQLKVLQRLDRGAREAALRRQAVATRLQFDLPAGQALGLARGAAGGADAGAGAGAGTGEVQRTLQGQGELLLDSPATLALPGGGTLRITPGGQDLAALARQHDEALAALQAALQGQGLADLAEAEARLAAHTERQAQIRLAEQALAIVAPQGLAPVQAAAGEAQARIASAQAALDRLPANANASATTTTTTALPLDEAEAAHDAATRSEQAAAEALAGAQRRQAATASALDSAQREHAAAQAALVDPARAARQQQAQQQLLATQAEHEALAARIGQAQAALAAARPDIVAQDIARLARSIEQLLQAHQQRREQLLVLEGTLQQAGAQGLEEQRDSLAGALARTRRRAAELQHRAAALALLCSRIEARRQATLSRLQAPLQQRLQHYLPLLLPGAAVQMDAQLAPESLTRPAPDGGAERAALDELSFGAREQLRLISRFAYADLLQQAGRPTLLILDDALVHSDAERLGAMKRVLFDAAQRHQLLLFTCHPEQWRDMGVALRQL; encoded by the coding sequence ATGGCGTTCCAGATCACCCGGCTGCAGGTCGAGCAGCTGCGCCGCTTTCGCCAGCCGCTGCTGCTGGAGGGTTTCGAGCCCGGCCTGAACATCCTGGCCGGGCCCAACGAGGCCGGCAAGAGCACCCTGGTGCGGGCCATCCGCGCGGCGTTTTTCGAGCGCCACCGCTCCACCGCGGTGGACGATCTGCGCCCCTGGGGCGAGGGCAGCAGCGCCACGCCCACCATCACGCTGGACTTCATGCTCGACGGCCAGCCGCACCACCTGGTCAAGAGCTTTCTGGGCAAGAAGCGCTGCACGCTGCAGATCGGCAGCCAGCGTGCGCTCGATGGCGCCGAGGCCGAAGACCACCTGGCCCAGCGCTTCGGCTTCGGCTTTGCCGCCAAGGGCGCCAGCCGGCCCGAGCACTGGGGCATTCCCGGCCTGCTGTGGGTGGAGCAGGGCAGCGGCCAGGCGCTGGATGTGAGCCATGCCCGCGAGCACCTGCACGATGCCCTGCAGGGCCAGGCCGATGCCGCGGGCGGCCCGGCCGCGCTGGGCGGCCTGGCCGCCAGCGGCGGCGACGAGCTGCTGCAGTGGCTGCGCGGCCAGCGCGACGAACTGCTCACCGCCAAGGGCGTGCCCCGGCGTGGCGGCGGACTGCCCGAAGCCACCGAGCTGGCCGACGAGCAGCAGGCGCAGATCAGCGCGCTCGACCAGCAGATCGCCAGCTACCGCCAGCAGGTCGACCAGCTGGCCACGCTGCGCGCCCAGCACCAGGCCGACGAAACCGCCCAACCCTGGGCGGCGCTGCGCAGCACGCTGGCCGAGGCCCAGGCCCGCCAGCAGGCCCTGGCCGGCCAGCAGCAGCAGCTGGCCGCCGACCAGGCCCGCGCCGCCCAGCTGGCGCAAACCCGCCAGCTGCTGGCTGGCGAGATCGATGCCTTGGCGCGCCAGCAGGCGCAGGCCGCGCAGCGCGGCCAGGCCCTGGCCCAGGCCACCCAGCAGCTGCAGGCCGCCGACGCCGCGGTGGCCGTGGCCGCCGCCGGCGTGCAGGCCAGCCAGGCCCGCGCCCAGGCCGCACGCCTGGCCTGGCGCACGGCACGCGAGGCCGCGCAGCGCCAGGCCCTGGCCCAGCAGCTGCAGCAGGCGCAGGCCGATGCCGCGCGCCAGGCCGATGCGCTGCAGCGTGCCGATGCCGCGCACCAGCACCTGGCCACGCTGCGGGCCCAGGCCGCGGCGCATCCAGCCATCGGCGAGGCCCAGCTCAAGGTGCTGCAAAGGCTGGATCGCGGCGCCCGCGAGGCCGCGCTGCGCCGCCAGGCCGTGGCCACGCGGCTGCAGTTCGATCTGCCGGCCGGGCAGGCGCTGGGCCTGGCCAGAGGCGCGGCTGGCGGTGCCGATGCCGGTGCCGGTGCCGGTGCCGGCACGGGCGAGGTGCAACGCACGCTGCAGGGCCAGGGCGAGCTGCTGCTCGACAGCCCGGCCACGCTGGCCCTGCCCGGTGGCGGCACGCTGCGCATCACCCCGGGCGGGCAGGATCTGGCGGCACTGGCGCGCCAGCACGACGAGGCCCTGGCCGCGCTGCAGGCGGCCCTGCAGGGCCAGGGCCTGGCCGATCTGGCCGAGGCCGAGGCCCGGCTGGCCGCGCACACCGAACGCCAGGCGCAGATCCGCCTGGCCGAGCAGGCCCTGGCCATCGTGGCGCCGCAAGGTCTGGCGCCAGTGCAGGCGGCGGCCGGCGAGGCCCAGGCGCGCATCGCCAGCGCCCAGGCTGCGCTCGACCGGTTGCCGGCCAACGCCAACGCCAGCGCGACCACCACCACCACCACCGCCCTGCCGCTCGACGAAGCCGAGGCCGCCCACGACGCCGCCACACGCAGCGAGCAGGCCGCGGCCGAAGCCCTGGCCGGCGCCCAGCGCCGCCAGGCCGCCACCGCCAGCGCGCTCGATTCGGCGCAGCGCGAACACGCTGCCGCCCAGGCCGCGCTGGTTGATCCGGCGCGCGCGGCGCGCCAGCAGCAGGCGCAGCAGCAGCTGCTGGCCACCCAGGCCGAACACGAGGCGCTGGCCGCGCGCATCGGCCAGGCCCAGGCCGCGCTGGCCGCCGCCCGGCCCGACATCGTGGCGCAGGACATCGCGCGCCTGGCGCGCAGCATCGAGCAGCTGCTGCAGGCCCACCAGCAGCGCCGCGAGCAGCTGCTGGTGCTCGAAGGCACGCTGCAGCAGGCCGGCGCCCAGGGCCTCGAAGAGCAGCGCGACAGCCTGGCCGGCGCGCTGGCGCGCACCCGGCGCCGTGCGGCCGAGCTGCAGCACCGCGCCGCCGCGCTGGCCCTGCTGTGCAGCCGCATCGAGGCCCGCCGCCAGGCCACGCTGAGTCGGCTGCAGGCCCCGCTGCAGCAGCGCCTGCAGCACTACCTGCCGCTGCTGCTGCCCGGCGCCGCGGTGCAGATGGACGCGCAGCTGGCGCCCGAATCGCTCACCCGCCCCGCGCCCGACGGCGGCGCCGAACGCGCCGCGCTCGACGAGCTGAGCTTCGGCGCGCGCGAGCAGCTGCGCCTGATCAGCCGCTTTGCCTACGCCGACCTGCTGCAGCAGGCCGGCCGGCCCACGCTGCTGATCCTGGACGACGCGCTGGTGCACAGCGACGCCGAGCGCCTGGGCGCCATGAAGCGCGTGCTGTTCGATGCCGCCCAGCGCCACCAGCTGCTGCTGTTCACCTGCCACCCCGAGCAATGGCGCGACATGGGCGTGGCCCTGCGCCAGCTGTGA
- a CDS encoding DUF3280 domain-containing protein → MPIRLCPNLCPRLRPNQRPNLRLNHPARATPLRCLPHLPHLPHLPHLPRLSRLSRLSRLAGLISLLAGLLAPPLAQAQPLPGALRVLVLDLEQAGDLGDATMQAERTLRLQRLSQRLRQRLGQAGLVTVVDDTPQRERLAHERALHDLRHCNGCELDIARALAADAVLVGWLFRMSQLILTMHFELRDAATGQLLMKRALDFRNDAENSGERMLDYLLRDMREGRLWNGAPTWVPGPPPAAAAAPR, encoded by the coding sequence ATGCCGATCCGCCTGTGCCCGAACCTGTGCCCGCGCCTGCGCCCGAACCAGCGCCCGAACCTGCGCCTGAACCACCCGGCCCGCGCCACGCCACTGCGGTGCCTCCCGCACCTGCCGCACCTGCCGCACCTGCCGCACCTGCCGCGCCTGTCACGCCTGTCACGCCTGTCACGCCTGGCCGGCCTGATCAGCCTGCTGGCCGGCCTGCTGGCGCCGCCACTGGCCCAGGCCCAGCCGCTGCCCGGAGCGCTGCGCGTGCTGGTGCTCGACCTGGAGCAGGCCGGCGACCTGGGCGACGCCACGATGCAGGCCGAACGCACGCTGCGCCTGCAGCGGCTGAGCCAGAGGCTGCGGCAGCGCCTGGGCCAGGCCGGCCTGGTGACGGTGGTGGACGACACACCGCAGCGCGAGCGCCTGGCGCATGAGCGCGCGCTGCACGACCTGCGCCACTGCAACGGCTGCGAGCTGGACATCGCCCGCGCGCTGGCGGCCGACGCGGTGCTGGTGGGCTGGCTGTTCCGCATGAGCCAGCTGATCCTGACCATGCATTTCGAGCTGCGCGATGCGGCCACCGGCCAGTTGCTGATGAAACGCGCACTCGACTTCCGCAACGACGCCGAGAACAGCGGCGAGCGCATGCTCGACTACCTGCTGCGCGACATGCGCGAAGGCCGGCTGTGGAACGGCGCACCCACCTGGGTGCCGGGCCCGCCGCCGGCGGCGGCGGCAGCGCCGCGCTGA
- a CDS encoding serine hydrolase domain-containing protein translates to MPTLPTASPASQGLCAERLARIDRFLHERYVAPGRLPHAQLLVARHGQIVHQSVMGHAVLPGGEVPGRAMTEDTIVRIYSMTKPITSVAFMMLVEEGRVALDDPVHRFIPSWRGLGVYQAGGAGVPGGGGGWVTRPTAAPMRMIDLLRHTAGLSYGFHQRTSVDAAYRKARLEPFEQQGGLQDFVDALATVPLEFSPGTAYNYSVATDVLGYLVEQISGLAFADFLQQRILGPLGMVDTAFHVSDEQAHRLAECYLAGADGRLAVLPGRSFREPTRCPSGGGGLVGTAADYLRFCECLRRGGELDGVRLLGPKTLALMTSNHLPGGADLADVSLSLFTEAPYRGVGFGLGFAMTTDVARTGIAGSLGEYWWGGAASTAFWVDPVEDLSVVFMTQLMPSSLYPIRRELRTLVNAAVVDSAA, encoded by the coding sequence ATGCCCACTCTCCCCACCGCCAGCCCCGCTTCGCAAGGCCTGTGCGCCGAGCGCCTGGCGCGCATCGACCGTTTTTTGCACGAGCGCTATGTGGCGCCGGGGCGGTTGCCGCATGCGCAGCTGCTGGTGGCCCGCCATGGGCAGATCGTGCACCAGAGCGTGATGGGCCACGCGGTATTGCCCGGTGGTGAGGTGCCGGGTCGCGCGATGACCGAGGACACGATCGTGCGCATCTACTCGATGACCAAGCCGATCACCAGCGTGGCCTTCATGATGCTGGTGGAAGAAGGCCGGGTGGCGCTGGACGACCCGGTGCACCGCTTCATCCCGTCGTGGCGCGGCCTGGGCGTGTACCAGGCCGGCGGCGCCGGTGTGCCGGGCGGCGGCGGCGGCTGGGTCACCCGGCCCACCGCGGCGCCGATGCGCATGATCGATTTGCTGCGCCACACCGCCGGCCTGAGCTACGGCTTCCACCAGCGCACCAGCGTCGATGCGGCCTACCGCAAGGCGCGGCTCGAGCCCTTCGAGCAACAGGGCGGGCTGCAGGATTTTGTCGATGCGCTGGCCACCGTGCCGCTCGAGTTTTCGCCCGGCACGGCCTACAACTACTCGGTGGCCACCGATGTGCTGGGCTACCTGGTCGAGCAGATCTCGGGCCTGGCGTTTGCCGACTTTCTGCAGCAGCGCATCCTGGGCCCGCTGGGCATGGTGGATACGGCCTTCCATGTGTCCGACGAGCAGGCCCACCGGCTGGCCGAGTGCTACCTGGCCGGTGCCGACGGGCGGCTGGCCGTGCTGCCCGGCCGCAGCTTCCGCGAGCCCACGCGCTGCCCGTCGGGCGGCGGTGGCCTGGTGGGCACGGCGGCCGACTACCTGCGCTTTTGCGAATGCCTGCGCCGCGGCGGCGAACTGGATGGCGTGCGCCTGCTGGGCCCCAAGACGCTGGCGCTGATGACCAGCAACCACCTGCCCGGCGGCGCCGACCTGGCCGATGTGTCGCTGAGCCTGTTCACCGAAGCGCCGTACCGCGGCGTCGGCTTCGGCCTGGGTTTTGCGATGACCACCGACGTGGCGCGCACCGGCATCGCCGGCAGCCTGGGCGAGTACTGGTGGGGCGGCGCAGCCAGCACCGCGTTCTGGGTCGATCCGGTGGAAGACCTCTCGGTGGTGTTCATGACCCAGCTGATGCCCAGCAGCCTGTACCCGATCCGGCGCGAGCTGCGCACGCTGGTCAATGCCGCGGTGGTGGACAGCGCGGCCTGA
- a CDS encoding response regulator has protein sequence MSLPADPRPSAAQRSILTVDDCAATRAVMCATLEAMGYCVQTADSGLAALEAVGRHRFDAFVLDVEMPGLDGMALGRALRQNPRTARAKIAMHTGLDEAQVRAGFSGYDAFVPKAGNPRLLGERVQRLLLQAEPHAA, from the coding sequence ATGTCCCTGCCTGCCGATCCGCGGCCGTCTGCCGCCCAGCGCAGCATCCTCACCGTGGATGACTGTGCCGCCACGCGGGCGGTGATGTGCGCCACGCTCGAGGCCATGGGCTACTGCGTGCAGACGGCCGACAGCGGCCTGGCCGCGCTGGAGGCGGTGGGCCGCCACCGCTTTGACGCCTTTGTGCTGGATGTCGAGATGCCGGGCCTGGACGGCATGGCGCTGGGCCGTGCGCTGCGCCAGAACCCGCGCACCGCGCGCGCCAAGATCGCCATGCACACCGGGCTGGACGAGGCCCAGGTGCGCGCCGGCTTCAGCGGCTACGACGCTTTCGTGCCCAAGGCCGGCAACCCGCGCCTGCTGGGCGAGCGGGTGCAGCGCCTGCTGCTGCAGGCCGAGCCCCACGCCGCCTGA
- a CDS encoding metallophosphoesterase family protein translates to MPTFLHTADWQIGRQFSSFDPEHAPLLAEARLAAVERLAALAAAHRVDAVLVAGDVFDAQTVSDRIVRRLFNALAAYPGPWLMIPGNHDAALAESVWTRAQRLGAVPANAHLLLSAEPRLFAELGFAVLPAPLTQRHTHGDLSAWFDACDTPAGLLRLGLAHGSVQGLLADEIDATNPIAPDRAARARLDYLALGDWHGCKRIDARTWYAGTPEPDRFKDNGAGQALLVSLAAPGAEPQVQALAVGQYRWQALEASLQVASDVQALVERLDALGAHDVASLRVAGSTDLAGHAALLAAIARAEAAARDLQCDLADLRLNPTGDDIASLQADGYLGELIAELRTEQAGTTPEARTARDALALLTAALAPRNLAAVAPPLASTPPAASGLAA, encoded by the coding sequence ATGCCCACCTTCCTGCACACCGCCGATTGGCAGATCGGCCGCCAGTTCAGCAGCTTCGACCCGGAGCATGCGCCCCTGCTGGCCGAGGCGCGCCTGGCCGCGGTGGAGCGCCTGGCCGCGCTGGCCGCCGCGCACCGGGTGGACGCGGTGCTGGTGGCCGGCGACGTGTTCGACGCGCAGACCGTGTCCGACCGCATCGTGCGCCGCCTGTTCAATGCGCTGGCCGCCTACCCCGGGCCGTGGCTGATGATTCCCGGCAACCACGACGCCGCGCTGGCCGAAAGCGTGTGGACCCGCGCCCAGCGCCTGGGCGCGGTGCCGGCCAATGCCCACCTGCTGCTCAGCGCCGAGCCGCGCCTGTTTGCCGAGTTGGGCTTTGCCGTGCTGCCCGCGCCGCTCACCCAGCGCCACACCCATGGCGACCTGAGCGCCTGGTTCGACGCCTGCGACACCCCCGCCGGCCTGCTGCGCCTGGGCCTGGCGCACGGCAGCGTGCAGGGCCTGCTGGCCGACGAGATCGACGCCACCAACCCGATCGCCCCCGACCGCGCCGCCCGAGCCCGGCTGGATTACCTGGCGCTGGGCGACTGGCATGGCTGCAAGCGCATCGACGCGCGCACCTGGTACGCCGGCACGCCCGAGCCCGACCGCTTCAAGGACAACGGCGCCGGCCAGGCGCTGCTGGTGAGCCTGGCCGCGCCCGGCGCCGAGCCGCAGGTGCAGGCGCTGGCGGTGGGCCAGTACCGCTGGCAGGCGCTCGAGGCCAGCCTGCAGGTGGCCAGCGATGTGCAGGCCCTGGTCGAGCGCCTGGACGCGCTGGGCGCCCACGACGTGGCCAGCCTGCGCGTGGCCGGCAGCACCGATCTGGCCGGCCATGCGGCCCTGCTGGCCGCCATCGCCCGTGCCGAGGCCGCGGCGCGCGATCTGCAATGCGATCTGGCCGATCTGCGCCTGAACCCCACCGGCGACGACATCGCCAGCCTGCAGGCCGACGGCTACCTGGGCGAGCTGATCGCCGAGCTGCGCACCGAGCAGGCCGGCACCACGCCCGAGGCGCGCACCGCACGCGATGCGCTGGCCCTGCTGACCGCCGCGCTGGCGCCGCGCAACCTGGCCGCCGTGGCCCCGCCATTGGCCAGCACGCCCCCGGCCGCCAGCGGCCTGGCGGCCTGA